In one window of Nostoc flagelliforme CCNUN1 DNA:
- a CDS encoding transposase → MTPNKNDCIPEQFRFGLVKSCPVVVNFNGEPVTSDAGLILIAELDRKREITSRLAACFKDYREPNKILHPVNGLIAQRIYGLIMGYEDVNDHETLRHDGIFALAVGKAINLEQEPITLAGKSTLNRIEHCPEDISSRADSRYHRIEHDASAIETLLVELFLVVEFFETLFPPSPDLKNDAAVFVDNSVWYCSLDYQTLDSWSRQRRVVAKVEYSYKEVDTRFVVTSLPVNKIPPGRLYTQKYCPRGNMENCLKEQKLGLHSDRTSTHTFEGNQLRLWFASIAYILMNALREQCLANTEFKNATVEIIRTKLLKLGAVITIRKRRILIAISSACPYKEIFAMVYKSLSQLPCPG, encoded by the coding sequence ATGACCCCAAATAAAAACGATTGTATACCGGAACAGTTCAGATTTGGACTAGTAAAATCATGTCCAGTTGTAGTTAATTTCAATGGTGAGCCTGTAACATCTGATGCAGGATTAATATTAATTGCGGAACTAGATAGAAAAAGAGAAATAACATCACGGCTGGCAGCATGTTTTAAAGATTACCGAGAGCCAAACAAAATTCTGCATCCAGTTAATGGCTTAATTGCACAAAGAATATATGGCTTAATCATGGGCTATGAAGATGTAAATGACCATGAAACTCTACGCCATGATGGGATATTCGCACTGGCAGTAGGAAAAGCAATTAATTTAGAACAAGAACCAATTACTCTGGCTGGAAAAAGTACCTTAAATCGGATCGAGCATTGTCCAGAAGATATCTCTTCAAGAGCAGATAGCCGATATCACCGTATTGAACATGATGCATCAGCCATAGAAACACTCCTAGTTGAGCTATTTTTAGTAGTCGAGTTTTTTGAAACCTTATTTCCTCCATCACCAGATTTAAAGAACGACGCAGCAGTATTTGTTGATAACTCAGTTTGGTATTGCTCTCTTGACTATCAAACTCTAGATAGTTGGAGCCGTCAGCGTCGTGTTGTCGCCAAAGTTGAATATAGCTATAAAGAAGTCGATACTCGCTTTGTAGTTACTTCGCTCCCTGTTAATAAAATCCCGCCAGGGCGACTTTATACTCAAAAGTACTGCCCGCGCGGGAATATGGAAAATTGTTTAAAAGAACAAAAGCTAGGGTTACATAGTGATAGAACAAGTACCCATACGTTTGAAGGGAATCAATTACGTTTGTGGTTTGCGTCTATTGCTTATATTTTGATGAATGCTCTACGAGAACAATGTTTAGCAAACACGGAATTCAAAAATGCAACTGTTGAGATTATACGCACAAAATTATTGAAGCTAGGAGCCGTCATTACTATTAGGAAACGACGAATTTTAATCGCAATTAGTAGTGCCTGCCCTTATAAAGAGATTTTCGCAATGGTTTATAAGAGTTTATCTCAATTACCTTGCCCTGGCTGA
- a CDS encoding LOG family protein — protein sequence MKSICVYCGSNFGNRNSYLEAAQSLGVQMAERGITLIYGGGNVGLMGAVADSVLAAGGKVIGVMPQALVDKEIAHTGLSDLRVVGSMHERKSLMASLADAFIALPGGLGTLEEFCEVVTWTQLGFHHKACGLLNINGFYNRLISFLNHATQEQFIRSQHRSIVLVGETPVELIEKLSQFEIPNVHKWIDRDQE from the coding sequence ATGAAAAGTATTTGTGTCTACTGCGGCTCTAATTTTGGTAATCGCAATAGCTATCTTGAGGCAGCACAAAGTCTAGGTGTCCAGATGGCAGAGCGCGGAATTACCCTTATTTATGGCGGAGGAAATGTCGGACTAATGGGTGCTGTAGCTGATTCTGTGCTAGCTGCTGGTGGAAAAGTTATTGGTGTAATGCCACAAGCCTTAGTTGATAAAGAGATTGCACACACTGGTTTAAGCGACCTTCGAGTTGTAGGATCAATGCACGAGCGTAAATCGCTCATGGCTTCGCTGGCTGATGCTTTTATTGCCCTACCAGGTGGGCTAGGAACATTAGAAGAATTTTGTGAAGTTGTCACCTGGACTCAACTTGGTTTTCATCATAAAGCTTGTGGACTGTTAAACATTAACGGGTTTTATAATAGATTGATTTCTTTCCTTAACCACGCAACACAAGAGCAGTTTATTCGCTCCCAACACAGAAGTATTGTTTTAGTAGGGGAAACTCCTGTGGAATTAATTGAAAAGTTGAGTCAATTTGAAATTCCCAATGTACATAAGTGGATTGACCGGGATCAAGAATAG
- a CDS encoding dihydrofolate reductase family protein — translation MPEVTYFVACSVDGYIAHIDGSHNGFSQDGKYFANLSASFPETFPSQLREVMGIHAQNKWFDVVLMGRKTYELGLKNGITNPYSHMKQYVFSRTMLQSPDDNVELVSENAVELVKSLKSETLKGIWLCGGADLATTLFAHKLIDQLILKINPFLMGSGISLFSGVIGQTALELANSNIYENGVVLLHYRVK, via the coding sequence ATGCCAGAAGTAACGTATTTTGTGGCTTGCAGTGTTGACGGATATATTGCTCATATCGATGGTTCACATAACGGCTTTTCCCAAGATGGAAAATATTTTGCCAATTTATCTGCCTCCTTTCCTGAAACCTTTCCATCACAGCTTCGTGAGGTAATGGGGATACATGCTCAGAATAAGTGGTTTGATGTTGTTCTCATGGGACGAAAAACCTACGAGCTAGGATTGAAGAATGGCATAACCAATCCTTACTCACACATGAAACAGTATGTCTTTTCACGTACTATGCTCCAAAGCCCAGATGATAATGTTGAACTTGTTTCAGAAAATGCTGTTGAGTTAGTCAAGAGTCTCAAGAGCGAAACTCTTAAGGGTATTTGGCTGTGTGGTGGGGCAGATTTAGCCACAACGCTTTTTGCTCACAAATTAATTGATCAGTTAATCCTGAAAATCAACCCATTTTTGATGGGTTCAGGCATTTCACTTTTTTCTGGAGTAATAGGGCAAACTGCTTTAGAACTTGCCAACAGCAATATTTATGAAAACGGAGTCGTGTTACTCCATTACAGGGTGAAGTGA
- a CDS encoding fatty acid desaturase family protein: MTVNSITQDLQQVTADLHQVNPKAGLLRFSILGSIFLGLVILAWSAPNSILFVAATMLSGVFYSFWLICTHDMTHQTLTGWKWFDSIIPRLMSWPMLWPYSIYAEIHGLHHGWNGIDLRDPERIQWTFEEYQQAQPIIRWYISHQWLFDILILGGIGLIIKSFIKGIRLQKLVSSMRRQVLLDATGIMFVHSVLLMLAMFQGEILRYILFWLILERIIGIVVQTRDHLEHYGLWGKFTTHQLTQLYACRNIETSSLVGWLMGGLNYHAVHHTFPNIPFNQLPEAFERIQKVLEKHNLPLMKAEPGYLQSTYWLSRHPSLIGEVDFSNATNRHRMIPLVAGSTKIVATEI, translated from the coding sequence ATGACAGTAAATAGTATCACTCAGGATTTACAGCAAGTTACAGCCGACTTACACCAAGTTAATCCGAAAGCCGGGTTGCTACGTTTTAGTATATTAGGTTCGATATTTCTGGGTTTAGTTATACTAGCTTGGTCAGCGCCAAATAGTATTTTATTTGTGGCAGCAACAATGCTGTCCGGAGTTTTTTATAGCTTTTGGTTGATTTGTACCCATGATATGACACATCAAACATTAACAGGCTGGAAGTGGTTTGATAGTATCATACCTCGGTTGATGAGTTGGCCAATGCTATGGCCTTACAGTATCTATGCAGAAATACACGGCTTGCATCATGGCTGGAATGGCATTGACTTGCGAGATCCAGAACGAATCCAATGGACTTTTGAAGAATACCAGCAAGCACAGCCGATAATACGTTGGTATATAAGTCATCAGTGGCTTTTTGATATTTTGATTTTAGGAGGAATCGGGCTAATTATCAAAAGCTTTATTAAAGGTATACGCTTGCAAAAATTAGTTTCTAGTATGCGAAGACAAGTACTGCTGGATGCTACAGGCATTATGTTTGTGCATAGCGTTCTGTTAATGCTGGCAATGTTTCAAGGAGAAATACTACGCTACATTTTATTTTGGTTAATTTTAGAACGGATAATTGGCATCGTAGTGCAGACACGGGATCACTTGGAACACTACGGGCTGTGGGGAAAATTTACCACTCACCAGTTAACGCAGCTTTATGCCTGTCGTAATATTGAAACTAGCTCTCTAGTAGGCTGGTTAATGGGTGGACTAAATTATCATGCAGTGCATCACACTTTTCCTAATATTCCCTTTAACCAACTGCCGGAAGCATTTGAGCGAATTCAAAAGGTGCTAGAGAAGCATAATTTGCCACTAATGAAAGCGGAACCAGGTTATCTCCAATCTACATACTGGTTAAGTCGTCATCCATCATTAATTGGGGAAGTTGACTTTTCCAATGCCACAAATCGCCATCGGATGATTCCACTTGTAGCAGGAAGCACAAAGATAGTAGCGACGGAAATCTAA